TTCTACtccatatattttcactttatccTCCATCAGAATGTCTAGATTTAATTGACACTTGATGGCCCCCATACAGAGCTCCTCCCTGTCTATCCTGCCCGCCGTGACCAAGCTGCCGCTGCGCAGGTTCAGGGCGAAAAGCTGCGTCCTACCTCTGGGGATGATGAGGGCTCCGCGCTCCGCCAGCTCCCGGGGCTCCAGCCCCAGGTCCCTGGAGATGTCGCCCACCCTAGAGCCTTTCTCCAGCTCTTCCGGAACTGAATAGCGTATCTGGGTGCATCCGGTCTCCCACAGAGTCCCCAGGAGGATTCCCAGCAGGACAAGCCCTTTGCAGTCCCGGTGCAGTCGCGCAGGAATCATTCTCATCTTCCTCCAGAATTATTTTCAATTCTGCCCTTAACCACTGAAGTCAGGAGCAGTTCCTTCGCCCATAGAATGGGGCAGTTGGGAAGTCAGAGCTCCTCTGTTGTTTCCTCATAGTCGCAGGGATGGTTCATTCCTAGCTATCTGCTTTGTGCTTCAGGCGCGTGCAAGGCGAGCAGGATCTCCGCTTTTCTCTCCCCGATTGGTGAACAGCGGCGCTCAGAGTCCTAACCAATTACTGCACAACTTTGAACTCCCAGAAAGGATATTTCGTTTTTATATCTTAAATAGCTCCACCTACTGTTCTTCAAAAGGGGATGGAAATCTACAGTATTAGCTTTAGTAGAAACTTCAgtgagcttccttttttttttttttttcccaatgagcTTTTTTTCCCCGATGAGCTTTTAAATGAATTGGAAATTTCTATAAACAATGATTTTAATCTTATAACGCTAGTGCATCTGCTTTGAGATTACTGTTCCCCCAACACACCTATTATAGGGGATGTCTCCCTAGGAGTTTCTCTTTTTGACAAatcatataatataataatttaaactttctgatTCAGCTATAATTtggggaaaaacatttttaaacagatTCCTTGAACGATCCTGAATGGAAGGATTACTTTACCAGGTTGTTGACATTTAACGCTTAAAAATCAAATGTTCATGATATTATGGAAACCTAAAAATGATATGTGATTGTACACATTATCAGAATCACACTTAACAAGAACCCaagtgaaaaagaaacaatatttttagCATAAAGTAGAAGCATTCCAACTTGCATTGACTGGAAATAACGGAAGTACTCCAGAATTCTATTAAtacattatatttcaaaaatatttattgttgagGCAACTTAGTAAAAGAAAATTGGTAGTCCAAAGAATGTTACAGACTTACCTTTTCCTGGGTAACTGACCTAATTGTAATTACTGAGAATTACTGGTAATACTTTTGGAAGCCCATCAAAATATAGGGAAAAAATTCTCCCTAAGAAATAACTGGCTACTGTACTTTCATGAGCGTAAATATTTATACTATAAAGATAAGATATTTGCTaggcataaaataaataatatattttaaattgggaAGAAATATATAGGTAACCGTGAGAAAATATCAGACATAAAATTGAGTTTACTTGAATTACAAGAATCACAAGTAAATGTAACTGAATATTACCAAATCATTACcatgttcttattatttttaagcttttttctctgccaggcacagtgtcaggcaactgtagtctcagctactctgaagattgaggtgggaggatcgctgcagcccaagagtttgagtccagcctgggcaacatagtgagaccttaatctcaattttttttttttaaaaaaagcattttctccattttctcacgcattttcttcaaaatttataGTTAATGGATTAAAGAAAAAGCCTTATATACTCAAATATCGATGTCCCAAGAAACaccacaggaaaaaaatttattcctCAATTAAAATATCTCAATGACAGCAGTATCATAATACCCACTTttcacacgtgtgtgtgtgtgtgtgtgtgtgtgtataaagaatGTCtccgggccgggcgcagtggctcacgcctataatcccagcactttgggaggccgaggtgggcgaatcacaaggtcgggagatcgagaccatcctggctaacacggtgaaactccgtctgtactaaaaatacaaaaaattagccaggcgtggtggcgggcgcctgtagtcccagctacccgggaggctgaggcaggaaaatggccagaacccggaaggcggagcttgcagtgagccgagatcacgccactgcactccagcctggaccacagagcgagactccgtcaaaaaaaaaaaaaaaaaagtctcctgtaaaaatggtcaaaatgtttcaaaaatacaTGAAAGCTAATAATGAAGTTACTGGCCCACCCAGAAAGGAACAGGAAATATTAAGAATGGGCAAATAAACCTGAAGCAATAGTAGATATAATATGTTTAAGATTTTCTTGCCAAAATATTGGTTTGAAAATTAAACCACACCCATTTGTAAATGAAAGACACTAATTGGAACTCACGTGAGTAGGAGCAACAGAGTTAGAGCTTATCTTGTTATTCTCTTCAGTGAAGCTTGCTACCAGAGAAACTTCATTAGAAAGATCTTGTGGGGGGACTGTTTCTGGTGTCATGGTGAGAAAATTAAatcttctttttctagaatcCGAGGGAACATACAGATTGCAGGAATGCAGCAAAGCTCCCTCATTGTAGTTGGGAGAAACCCCTGGTCTAGTCTTAGAACAGAGACCAGGGTGAAAGCAACCCCAGGCAGAGGTGCTGGAAGAGCATCGCAGGTGCAAGGTGACCACCAAAATCACTGCGAGGAAGAAGAGCATAGAAATCAAGGCCAAGGCCACGACCAGGTAAATCTGCAGCTTTGCCTGGGAATCAGAGGGCACAGGACCGTCACTGAAGTCTGGCAGTGCCTCCTGTAGGCTGTCTGCGAAGACTAGGTGAAGTGTAGCGGCGCAGAGAGCGGCGGCTGTCCTCCGTCACGCACAGCAACCAGTAGGTTGCCCGTCTGCAGCCCCAGGCTGAAAAGCCCGGGCTCGATGGCCTGCAGCACGTGGTAGGACAGCCAAGCGTTGTGTCCCGAATCTGCGTCCACCGCCACCACCTTGGTCACCAGGTAGCCGGACTCTGCAGCGCGTGGCACCATATCGAAGAGTGCGGAGCCATCGGGCCCCAGCGCGGGGTACAGCACCCGCGGCACATTGTCATTGAGGTCGTCCACCAACATGCGCAAGCTCACGTTGGCGCTGAGCGCGGGCGAGCCCTGGTCGTGGGCCTGCAGCGTGAGCTCGAAGGCGCACAGCTGCTCGTGGTCGAAGGCGCGCTGCGCGACCACCACCCCGCTCTGTGCGCTCACGGACACGTAGGACGACAACGCCCGCAGCTCCAAGTCACTGGTAACGATGGAGTAGGAGACTCGGCCATTCAGCCCTAGGTCCAGGTCAGAGGCGCTGACTTGTGCGATGGAGGCTCCGGGAAGGTTGTTTTCGGCCACGTGGACCACGTAGGAGACCTGGTGGAAAACCGGAGCATTGTCGTTGATTTCACCAATGCGTAGGGTGACGCTTGTGCTGGATGAGAGAGGAGGCTTGCCCCTGTCAGTGGCAGTGATGGTGACGTTGTACTCCGGGATCCGCTCCCAATCCAGGGTCCCATCTGTTACAAGCTTATAGTAATTATTGGCGGAAAATTCGATTCTAAAAGGAACTCTTTCGTTTATGAGGCATGTAACCTCCCCATTTTCTCTCGAATCTGTATCATGTGTTTTGAACAGAGTGATCACCGTCCAGGGTTCTGCGTCCTCAGTTACAGAACTGGACACCGAAGTAAAAACCACGTCTGGAGCATTGTCGTTCTCATCTAGGATTGCTAGTATAATTTTACATTCACTGGTCATGCCTCCACCATCCTTAGCTTCTATGCTCATGGTATAACTGCTATGAATTTCGAAGTCTATTAAGTCTTTGGATTTAATTTCCCCATTTTGATGGTCTAGCACAAACATATTTCCAATATCATCTCGTAGGGATTTGAAAGAGTAAGTGATCTCCGCATTGACACCCTCATCCTGGTCAGTGGCTGTCGCCTTTAGTACAGAGGTGCCTGGGGGCACATTCTCTCTAAGGCTGACTTTGTATACATCCTGGCTAAAAACTGGGGCATTATCGTTGGCATCAGTGACCTCAATTTGAATTGCAGCAGTGCCAGTTAGGACTGGGTCACCCACGTCCATTGCTTTCAGGACTAGGAGATGAGAGCTCTGTTGCTCCTGGTCCAGGGGCTTCTCCAGCAGTAATTCTGGAGCATTCTTGCCTTTAGTCTTGTCCATCATCAGACAGAAATGTTCATTAGAACTGAGCTGGTAACTCTGGAGAGAGTGAGGCCCTACATCTGCATCTATAGCAGATTCCAGGCCAAACCGAATGCCTGGAATTGCTAGTTCATTGATTTGTAAAACAATGCTATTTTGGGGAAAATGAGGTGGATTATCATTTATATCTTCTATCATCACATTTATGTGAAAAACATTTAGAGGATTCTCTGCTACAATCTCTAAGGGTACGACACAGAGGATTTTGAGGACAGAGTCACTCTCGATCTATTCTGTCGCTCACAAGTATGTTCCCATTCTCCGTGTTCACAGTAAAGTATTGTTTCTCTGCACTAACTCTAAGGTTTCAGGTCAATAAATCCTGAACATGCAGCCCCATGTCCTCAGCAAGGTTCTTCACCACGGAGCCCTGGACCGTTTCTTCTGGAATAGAGTAGCGGATCTGCTCCGAGGGCGCCCCGCAGAACAAAGGCAGCAGGAAAGGGAAGAGTGCTTGCTGCCCCCAGGTCCTGCTTCTCTGCTTCACCCTGTTTCCCATCCTTCCCGTGCGTTGCTGCAGTCTCCAACGTTAAGAGAAAATGTTTCACaaagtgcttttaaaatatttacttccaCACATAGAAAACTCAATGCTCCCAGTTTGAGGGCACCCCAATCCATATGGAATCAGATTTGCAG
The Symphalangus syndactylus isolate Jambi chromosome 7, NHGRI_mSymSyn1-v2.1_pri, whole genome shotgun sequence genome window above contains:
- the LOC134737110 gene encoding protocadherin gamma-B2-like; protein product: MIEDINDNPPHFPQNSIVLQINELAIPGIRFGLESAIDADVGPHSLQSYQLSSNEHFCLMMDKTKGKNAPELLLEKPLDQEQQSSHLLVLKAMDVGDPVLTGTAAIQIEVTDANDNAPVFSQDVYKVSLRENVPPGTSVLKATATDQDEGVNAEITYSFKSLRDDIGNMFVLDHQNGEIKSKDLIDFEIHSSYTMSIEAKDGGGMTSECKIILAILDENDNAPDVVFTSVSSSVTEDAEPWTVITLFKTHDTDSRENGEVTCLINERVPFRIEFSANNYYKLVTDGTLDWERIPEYNVTITATDRGKPPLSSSTSVTLRIGEINDNAPVFHQVSYVVHVAENNLPGASIAQVSASDLDLGLNGRVSYSIVTSDLELRALSSYVSVSAQSGVVVAQRAFDHEQLCAFELTLQAHDQGSPALSANVSLRMLVDDLNDNVPRVLYPALGPDGSALFDMVPRAAESGYLVTKVVAVDADSGHNAWLSYHVLQAIEPGLFSLGLQTGNLLVAVRDGGQPPLSAPLHFT